One Ictalurus punctatus breed USDA103 chromosome 21, Coco_2.0, whole genome shotgun sequence genomic window carries:
- the fezf2 gene encoding fez family zinc finger protein 2 produces MASSLPLDTVMSCPRLEPRSAVESSPKPLAFSIDRIMSKTTEERRGPDNTEGKRTAGLCAPIPCMIPIQPLAYDLQAKALVNYSEFWRANFRGALCASAAVATCKSSCGACTKTDLLPGSRVIKPQVIHQTMTMPGNASLYYLNYLDAAYHQSELLSGHLFSSVVASSQAQAMTAHQKLLLLESAKLAEKVPTPQYPHKERLPGQLDHLMKENHGVGSEKNSAKVHSKANTCPVDGKPKNFTCEVCGKVFNAHYNLTRHMPVHTGARPFVCKVCGKGFRQASTLCRHKIIHTQEKPHKCNQCGKAFNRSSTLNTHVRIHAGYKPFVCEFCGKGFHQKGNYKNHKLTHSGEKQFKCTICSKAFHQIYNLTFHMHTHNDKKPFTCGTCGKGFCRNFDLKKHVRKLHENNAACLQTGEESSRVQN; encoded by the exons ATGGCGAGCTCTTTGCCCCTGGACACGGTTATGTCCTGCCCGAGACTCGAGCCCAGGAGCGCGGTCGAGTCCTCTCCAAAACCCTTGGCTTTCTCCATCGACAGGATCATGTCCAAGACGACGGAGGAGCGCAGAGGACCGGACAACACTGAAGGGAAGAGGACGGCGGGTTTATGCGCGCCCATCCCTTGCATGATTCCCATCCAACCTTTAGCGTACGACCTCCAGGCCAAAGCGCTGGTGAACTACTCCGAATTTTGGAGAGCGAATTTCCGGGGTGCGCTGTGCGCCTCGGCGGCGGTGGCGACGTGCAAATCCAGCTGCGGTGCGTGCACTAAAACGGACCTGCTGCCAGGGAGCAGGGTTATCAAACCTCAAGTGATCCATCAAACAATGACCATGCCAGGCAACGCATCTTTGTACTATTTAAATTACCTGGATGCTGCGTATCACCAATCCGAGCTGCTCAGCGgacatttgttttcttcagtgGTTGCCAGTTCGCAGGCGCAGGCTATGACTGCGCACCAGAAACTGCTGCTGCTCGAGAGCGCAAAACTGGCTGAGAAAGTGCCCACGCCGCAGTATCCACATAAAGAGCGTCTGCCCGGGCAGCTGGACCATCTCATGAAGGAGAACCACGGGGTGGGTTCTGAGAAGAACAGCGCCAAAGTGCACAGCAAGGCGAATACCTGTCCTGTGGACGGGAAACCCAAGAACTTCACGTGCGAAGTCTGTGGAAAG GTGTTTAACGCGCACTACAACCTCACGCGCCACATGCCGGTGCACACGGGCGCGAGACCGTTTGTTTGCAAAGTGTGTGGGAAAGGCTTCCGCCAGGCCAGCACACTGTGTCGAcataaaatcatacacacacaa GAAAAACCTCATAAATGTAACCAGTGCGGGAAAGCGTTCAACAGGAGCTCGACGTTAAACACGCACGTGCGAATCCACGCCGGCTACAAACCGTTCGTGTGCGAGTTTTGCGGAAAAGGTTTCCACCAAAAAG gcAATTACAAAAATCACAAACTGACGCACAGCGGCGAGAAACAGTTCAAGTGCACGATCTGCAGCAAAGCCTTCCACCAGATCTATAACTTGACCTtccacatgcacacgcacaacGACAAGAAGCCGTTCACGTGCGGGACTTGCGGGAAAGGCTTTTGTCGGAACTTTGATTTGAAAAAACATGTGAGGAAACTACACGAAAATAACGCGGCCTGCTTACAGACGGGCGAGGAATCCTCCAGAGTACAAAACTGA